In the Mytilus trossulus isolate FHL-02 chromosome 1, PNRI_Mtr1.1.1.hap1, whole genome shotgun sequence genome, one interval contains:
- the LOC134696768 gene encoding serine/threonine-protein kinase PRP4 homolog — protein MGTKRQRDSNEDDVMKESQRTGSKRQEKIDFYLTKKDSTKINREKSQVHSGEETEEAREKYSNIDLSTPDVKDSDKRGKEKSENERKSKHKYPLDTDSTEIPSKRMQKDESSTVKDKNLKTNYDEYGPKKKHRTNEENRNTSADDFSVNHKELSKKHKKHKKEKKSKHSHKYKHSHKYKSESDKRSKHSHSNKERKSHKDIDEHEHESNQPRPDKEKKSKHSPTDSTESDDSSPYSRRDSEKKSKHSHKDSTESEDTSSTPYSRRDSEQMSKHSHKDSTESEDSSPYPRRYSKKKARDSHNDGIPETNATYPERYPEIHSERSHRSFYSSDSEPSPSKDSHSNKDIPKKTSNRSDKKTEKGYDFSKRDGKESGGTPQKSRRNYSGAEGSSKDETYNKEDKVQSRKRNSEHLDTSPSIDKKCSSKKKARTTHGCESTPETTERHLEKEKSISPKKSEQHVKKEKSKSPKKSEQRVKKEKSKSPKKSERKFEETTESSNTDLIERHAKNIDILIESMKGENRIQNSAERIRYLVDTGTLITTRYDFVYFFGMESPFSQFHSAYFKVQNIMYRCAEQYMMHQKAVLFGDKEIAKQIMEETKPLKMKRLGRKVRNFDAEKWGNKCIEVVTNGNLAKFSQNYLLEKSLFDTHPKIMAEASPRDCLWGIGLGASNEKAWNVRSWRGSNLLGYTLMTVRETLMRQKGEIK, from the exons actCGAATGAAGATGATGTTATGAAAGAAAGTCAGAGAACAGGAAGCAAACGACAGGAAAAAATTGATTTCTATCTGACAAAGAAAGACAGTACTAAAATAAATCGAGAAAAATCTCAGGTTCACAGTGGAGAAGAAACAGAAGAAGCAAGGgagaaatattcaaatattgattTATCAACCCCTGATGTTAAAGACTCAGACAAGAGGGGAAAAGAGaaaagtgaaaatgaaagaaaatccAAGCACAAGTATCCACTTGATACCGATAGTACAGAAATTCCTTCAAAGCGAATGCAAAAAGACGAAAGCAGTACTGTCAAGGACAAAAAcctaaaaacaaattatgatgAATATGgaccaaagaaaaaacatcgaacaaatgaagaaaatagaAACACTTCAGCAGATGATTTCTCTGTAAATCATAAAGAattatcaaagaaacacaagaaacataaaaaggaaaaaaagtcaaaacattcacataaatataaacattcaCACAAATATAAAAGTGAATCTGACAAGAGGTCAAAACACTCGCACAGTAACAAGGAAAGAAAATCACATAAAGACATTGATGAACATGAACATGAGTCGAACCAACCACGACCTGATAAGGAAAAGAAGTCCAAACATTCACCCACGGACAGCACTGAATCAGATGATAGTTCACCATATTCCCGTAGAGACTCAGAAAAGAAGTCCAAACATTCACACAAGGACAGCACTGAATCAGAAGATACTAGTAGTACACCATATTCCCGAAGAGACTCAGAACAGATGTCCAAACATTCACACAAGGACAGCACTGAATCAGAAGATAGTTCACCATATCCGCGTAGATACTCGAAAAAGAAGGCTAGAGATTCACATAATGACGGTATACCTGAAACAAATGCAACTTATCCAGAAAGATACCCCGAAATACACTCAGAGCGTTCCCACAGAAGTTTTTATAGTAGTGATTCAGAACCTTCGCCATCAAAAGATAGTcattcaaataaagatataccCAAGAAAACGAGCAATCGTTCAGATAAGAAAACGGAGAAAGGATACgatttttcaaaaagagatGGAAAGGAAAGTGGAGGGACACCCCAAAAATCACGAAGAAATTACAGCGGAGCAGAGGGTTCCAGTAAAGACGAAACATACAACAAAGAAGACAAGGTGCAGTCACGGAAGCGTAATAGTGAACACCTTGATACAAGTCCATCTATTGATAAAAAATGTTCAAGTAAGAAAAAGGCACGGACTACGCATGGATGTGAAAGTACGCCAGAAACCACAGAACGACATTtggaaaaagaaaaatcaatatcTCCTAAGAAATCCGAACAACatgtgaaaaaagaaaaatcaaaatctccTAAGAAATCCGAACAACgtgtgaaaaaagaaaaatcaaaatctccTAAGAAATCCGAAAGGAAGTTCGAAGAAACCACTGAGTCCAGCAATACTGATTTAATAGAGAGACACGCAAAGAACATTGATATACTTATAGAAAGTATGAAGGGAGAAAATAGAATCCAGAATTCAGCAGAAAGAATACGGTATTTAGTGGATACTGGTACTCTTATAACAACCAGATACGATTTCGTCTATTTCTTTGGTATGGAGTCACCATTCAGTCAGTTCCATTCTGCATACTTCAAAGTCCAGAATATCATGTACAGATGTGCTGAACAGTATATGATGCACCAGAAAGCAG tgcTGTTTGGTGACAAGGAAATAGCAAAGCAGATCATGGAAGAAACGAAACCTTTGAAAATGAAACGCCTTGGCAGAAAAGTGAGAAATTTTGATGCAGAAAAATGGGGAAATAAATGTATAGAGGTGGTTACAAATGGAAATCTGGCAAAA ttctCTCAGAATTATCTTCTGGAAAAAAGCCTATTTGATACACATCCCAAAATAATGGCGGAAGCTAGTCCACGTGATTGTTTGTGGGGTATAGGACTTGGTGCCAGTAATGAAAAAGCTTGGAATGTCAGGTCATGGAGAGGAAGTAACCTTCTAGGTTATACTCTAATGACTGTAAGGGAAACGCTAATGAGGCAAAAAGGAGAGATTAAATAA